A single Aspergillus chevalieri M1 DNA, chromosome 3, nearly complete sequence DNA region contains:
- the NDE1_1 gene encoding alternative NADH-dehydrogenase (COG:C;~EggNog:ENOG410PIYA;~InterPro:IPR036188,IPR023753;~PFAM:PF07992,PF00070;~TransMembrane:1 (i72-93o);~go_function: GO:0016491 - oxidoreductase activity [Evidence IEA];~go_process: GO:0055114 - oxidation-reduction process [Evidence IEA]) has product MAGSTLAMRSSMVTPSTMRISSFSRVARPLRSNGFLQQQSFQRAAARRTYADAAPAPTPTPKPKKKFRFLRWTWRLTLLTGAGLTGMLAYSIYELRHPIEQIEPDPSKKTLVVLGTGWGSVSLLKKLDTENYNVIVISPRNYFLFTPLLPSCTTGLVEHRSIMEPIRNILRQKKGGVRFYEAEATKIDYEKRVVYISDDSEIKGEISHTEVPFDMLVVGVGAENATFGIKGVKENSCFLKEVGDAQKIRKRIMDCVETAMFKDQTEEEVKRLLHMVVVGGGPTGVEFAGEIQDFFNEDLKKWIPEIKDNFHVTLVEALPNVLPMFSKQLIDYTESTFKEESITIRAKTMVKNVTDKFIQAEVTKPDGSKELETIPYGLLVWATGNAVRNVVRDLMNQIPAQKNSRRGLAVNEYLVVNGAENVWAVGDCAITNYAPTAQVASQEGAFLARMFNTMAKTEAIEKELQHLSEIQSQAKNNDERNSVFDEIRERQKQLRRVKQIGPFQYSHQGSLAYIGKERAVADISWLSGNIASGGTMTYLFWRSAYLSMCFSTRNRVLVTVDWIKAKLFGRDVSRE; this is encoded by the exons ATGGCTGGCAGTACTCTCGCTATGCGCTCCAGCATGGTCACTCCGTCTACCATGCGCATCTCGTCGTTCTCTCGTGTTGCCCGGCCCTTGCGCTCCAATGGCTTCCTCCAGCAGCAGTCCTTCCAGCGCGCCGCTGCCCGTCGCACTTACGCTGACGCTGCCCCCGCTCCCACCCCGActcccaagcccaagaagaagTTCCGCTTCCTTCGATGGACATGGCGCCTGACCTTGTTGACTGGTGCCGGTCTCACCGGTATGCTGGCGTACAGTATCTATGAGCTGCGGCATCCGATTGAGCAGATTGAGCCTGATCCGTCTAAGAAGACCCTTGTCGTTCTGG GCACCGGTTGGGGTTCTGTTTCCCTGCTGAAGAAGCTCGACACCGAAAACTACAATGTCATCGTCATCTCTCCCCGCAACTACTTCCTGTTCACTCCTTTGCTCCCCTCGTGTACCACCGGTCTGGTTGAGCACCGCTCCATCATGGAACCTATCCGCAATATTCTCCGCCAGAAGAAGGGTGGTGTCCGCTTCTACGAAGCTGAGGCTACCAAGATCGACTACGAGAAGCGCGTTGTCTACATTAGCGATGACTCAGAGATCAAGGGTGAAATCTCGCACACTGAggtgccgttcgacatgttggtcgttggtgttggtgctgAGAATGCTACGTTCG GTATCAAGGGTGTCAAGGAGAACTCTTGCTTCTTGAAGGAAGTCGGCGACGCCCAGAAGATCCGCAAGCGCATCATGGACTGTGTCGAAACCGCCATGTTCAAGGATCAGACTGAAGAGGAAGTCAAGCGACTTTTGCACATGGTTGTCGTCGGTGGTGGTCCCACTGGTGTCGAGTTCGCTGGTGAGATCCAGGACTTCTTCAACGAGGACCTTAAGAAGTGGATTCCCGAGATCAAGGACAACTTCCACGTCACTCTTGTCGAGGCTCTCCCCAACGTGCTTCCCATGTTCTCCAAGCAGCTGATCGACTACACCGAATCTACCTTCAAGGAGGAATCCATCACCATCCGTGCCAAGACCATGGTCAAGAACGTGACCGACAAGTTCATCCAGGCCGAGGTTACTAAGCCCGACGGCTCCAAGGAACTGGAGACTATCCCTTACGGTCTGCTCGTCTGGGCCACTGGTAATGCTGTCCGCAACGTCGTCCGCGACCTCATGAATCAGATCCCCGCCCAGAAGAACTCGCGCCGCGGTCTTGCTGTGAACGAGTACCTGGTCGTCAACGGCGCAGAGAACGTCTGGGCCGTCGGCGACTGCGCCATCACCAATTACGCCCCCACCGCCCAGGTTGCCAGCCAAGAGGGCGCCTTCCTGGCCCGTATGTTCAACACCATGGCCAAGACGGAGGCCATTGAGAAGGAACTGCAGCACTTGTCCGAGATCCAATCTCAGGCCAAGAACAACGACGAGCGGAACAGCGTCTTCGACGAGATCCGTGAGCGCCAGAAGCAGCTCCGCCGTGTTAAGCAGATCGGTCCCTTCCAGTACTCGCACCAGGGTAGCTTGGCGTACATTGGAAAGGAGCGTGCCGTTGCGGACATCAGCTGGTTGAGTGGTAACATTGCCAGTGGTGGTACCATGACCTATCTGTTCTGGCGTAGTGCCTACCTGAGCATGTGCTTCAGCA CCCGTAACCGCGTTCTTGTCACCGTTGACTGGATCAAGGCCAAGCTGTTCGGTCGTGACGTCTCTCGGGAGTAA
- the MGM1 gene encoding dynamin-related GTPase MGM1 (BUSCO:EOG09260KUC;~COG:U;~EggNog:ENOG410PFSZ;~InterPro:IPR019762,IPR030381,IPR027417,IPR001401, IPR000375,IPR022812,IPR020850;~PFAM:PF00350,PF01031;~TransMembrane:1 (i77-97o);~go_function: GO:0003924 - GTPase activity [Evidence IEA];~go_function: GO:0005525 - GTP binding [Evidence IEA]), whose product MSGRILSHRLAPLLRAGSLARHAHNAGARTGGLLRADGSAALRGRAWTVGTNSIHNNVPAVRAISFSRMLPKLAVKLVRLPAMFGGAMVASFAYFQYQATQAGNYAIDVFRRAGETASDTASGIFSEIQSIAEQTQRGWQRTTEDTELPEWLQKILRPDEEDSGSSDSSGSPGGGKSPKEGRAGAAAAATTAAFGYDQSGEDDARSSRDIAEDDQMMLLTRKMIEIRNILSTVGQSNTLTLPSIVVIGSQSSGKSSVLEAIVGHEFLPKGSNMVTRRPIELTLVNTPNGHSEYGEFPALGLGKITDFSQIQRTLTDLNLAVPETDCVTDDPIQLTIHSPNVPDLSLIDLPGYIQVAGHDQPPELKQKISDLCDKYIQSPNIILAISAADVDLANSTALRASRRVDPRGERTIGVITKMDLVDPERGLSMLTDKKYPLRLGYVGVVCRIPQTTTLFSRSTGNITSAILKNENAYFSAHPEFGPDSGVTIGVSTLRTKLMHVLEQTMAYNLAGTRDAISQELEEATYEFKVQYNDRPLSAESYLAETLDSFKHSFKAFAEGFGRPQVREMLKNELDQRVMDILAQRYWNKPIEDLSPMLFEPDPLSDLPKADPESLYWRRKLDASTSSLTKLGIGRLATTVVANALQAHCDHLLSQSTFASHPYAQKQITDACESILNDRFFSTSDQVENCIKPYKFEIEVEEPEWTKGRENVSKVLKEELKACEGALKRVEEIIGKRKIRDVMTFIDKVRKGDIVLEGDGTGGAGGFSSALLETGRDSVFLRDRADLLKMRLLAVRSKQCATKKNKYYCPEIFLDVVSDKLTSTAVLFLNVELLSEFYYNFPRELDMRLGRHLSDDEVERFAREDPRIRRHLDIIRKKELLELALQKIESIRQLDGRSMHRGQERPLQHEKRGRGGWNLF is encoded by the exons ATGAGCGGGAGGATCCTCTCCCACCGTCTTGCTCCGCTTCTGCGGGCAGGTTCCCTGGCTCGCCATGCCCACAACGCCGGTGCAAGGACGGGGGGTCTTTTACGAGCAGATGGCAGTGCCGCACTGCGAGGCCGAGCATGGACTGTTGGGACTAACTCTATTCACAACAATGTCCCCGCTGTGCGGGCGATTTCGTTTTCCAGAATGCTTCCCAAGCTGGCGGTGAAGCTAGTCAGGTTACCGGCCATGTTTGGAGGGGCTATGGTTGCCAGTTTCGCTTACTTTCAGTATCAGGCTACTC AGGCCGGAAACTACGCTATAGATGTTTTCAGACGAGCCGGAGAGACAGCAAGTGATACTGCTTCGGGCATTTTCTCGGAGATTCAATCTATTGCTGAACAAACGCAACGCGGCTGGCAGAGAACGACAGAAGATACTGAATTACCCGAATGGCTGCAGAAGATTCTCCGCCCTGATGAGGAAGACTCGGGGAGCAGTGACTCAAGTGGCTCGCCCGGTGGAGGAAAGTCTCCCAAGGAGGGTCGGGctggtgctgctgcggcAGCCACCACCGCGGCATTTGGTTACGATCAGTCGGGCGAGGACGATGCGCGGTCCAGTCGAGACATTGCCGAGGATGATCAGATGATGCTTCTTACACGGAAAATGATCGAGATTAGGAATATCCTGTCAACCGTTGGACAGTCTAATACACTCACACTTCCGTCTATCGTTGTTATTGGGTCACAATCTTCCGGCAAAAGTTCGGTTCTTGAAGCTATCGTTGGGCACGAATTCCTGCCAAAGGGCTCGAACATGGTTACCCGACGTCCAATCGAGCTCACACTAGTCAACACGCCAAATGGTCACTCCGAGTATGGGGAGTTTCCGGCTCTTGGGCTGGGGAAGATTACCGATTTCTCCCAGATTCAGCGAACTTTGACTGATCTGAACCTGGCCGTCCCTGAAACAGACTGCGTCACGGACGACCCTATTCAATTGACCATCCATTCCCCCAATGTCCCCGATCTTTCCCTCATCGACCTCCCGGGATACATCCAAGTCGCCGGCCATGATCAACCACCAGAGCTCAAACAGAAGATCTCCGACCTATGTGACAAATACATCCAGTCACCTAACATCATCCTGGCTATCTCTGCGGCAGACGTCGATCTGGCTAACTCGACCGCTTTGAGAGCAAGTCGCCGTGTCGACCCGAGGGGTGAAAGAACGATCGGTGTGATCACGAAGATGGATCTCGTTGACCCTGAACGCGGTCTGAGCATGCTTACGGATAAGAAGTATCCCCTGCGGCTCGGGTATGTAGGCGTTGTCTGCCGGATTCCTCAGACAACTACCTTGTTCTCCAGAAGCACCGGTAACATCACCAGTGCCATCTTGAAGAATGAGAATGCCTATTTTTCTGCCCACCCGGAGTTCGGTCCTGATTCCGGTGTTACGATTGGTGTTTCGACCTTACGGACCAAGCTTATGCACGTTCTTGAGCAAACTATGGCATACAACCTGGCAGGAACTAGGGATGCCATCAGTCAAGAACTGGAAGAAGCGACCTACGAGTTCAAGGTCCAGTACAACGACCGTCCTCTCAGCGCAGAGTCCTATCTGGCTGAAACCCTTGATAGTTTCAAGCACTCTTTCAAAGCGTTTGCTGAAGGGTTCGGCCGTCCTCAGGTCCGTGAGATGCTCAAGAACGAGCTAGACCAACGAGTCATGGACATTCTGGCCCAGAGGTATTGGAACAAGCCTATCGAGGACTTGAGCCCTATGTTGTTCGAGCCGGATCCCCTAAGTGACCTTCCCAAAGCGGACCCAGAGTCGCTATATTGGAGACGGAAACTCGACGCTTCGACTTCGTCCTTGACGAAGCTTGGAATTGGTCGACTCGCAACTACAGTCGTTGCGAACGCTCTTCAGGCACACTGTGACCACCTTTTGTCGCAATCTACGTTTGCTTCGCATCCGTATGCCCAAAAACAAATTACGGATGCCTGCGAGAGCATCCTGAACGACCGATTCTTCAGCACCAGCGACCAGGTCGAAAACTGTATCAAGCCCTACAAGTTCGAAATCGAGGTTGAAGAGCCTGAATGGACCAAGGGCAGGGAGAATGTGAGCAAAGTGCTGAAGGAGGAACTTAAGGCATGCGAAGGGGCCTTGAAGCGCGTTGAGGAGATTATCGGGAAGAGAAAGATTAGAGACGTCATGACTTTCATCGACAAGGTCAGGAAAGGTGATATTGTTCTGGAAGGTGATGGCACTGGCGGAGCTGGTGGATTCAGCTCTGCTTTGCTGGAGACAG GTCGCGACAGCGTCTTCCTCCGTGACCGCGCCGACCTCCTCAAAATGCGCCTCCTTGCCGTCCGCTCCAAGCAATGCGCCACCAAGAAAAACAAATACTACTGCCCTGAGATCTTCCTCGACGTCGTCTCCGACAAACTCACCTCCACCgccgtcctcttcctcaacgTCGAACTCCTCTCCGAATTCTACTATAACTTCCCCCGCGAGCTCGACATGCGCCTCGGCCGCCACCTCTCCGACGACGAAGTCGAGAGGTTCGCGCGTGAAGACCCGCGCATCCGGAGACATCTGGACATCATCCGGAAGAaggagttgttggagttggcATTGCAGAAGATTGAGAGTATCCGGCAGTTAGATGGACGCAGCATGCATCGGGGTCAGGAGAGGCCGTTGCAGCATGAGAAGAGGGGTCGGGGTGGATGGAATTTGTTTTAG